From the genome of Euwallacea similis isolate ESF13 chromosome 24, ESF131.1, whole genome shotgun sequence, one region includes:
- the LOC136416717 gene encoding uncharacterized protein, which produces MDDPNNRKVDKRKWCFVPGCTNTSIKTPEKIFLTVPNNMQRKKKWFRAVKRELKHVSIKTHFYCCEDHFKLEEDMENYLEYRLSKIKIRMKPNVVPHIFLWQSTKSSGPRQCSERRARKRVISELLQETARSSHVTKVVLNTVQKDDNMQDEIQTKTLKTTADFCCQANLIQYKSKGTQVYFPRKTK; this is translated from the exons ATGGATGATCCAAATAACAGAAAAGTGGATAAGAGAAAATGGTGTTTTGTTCCAGGGTGCACAAATACATCTATCAAAACACCagaaaaaatttttctcaCAGTACCCAACAACATGCAAAGGAAAAAGAAATGGTTTAGGGCCGTTAAAAGAGAGTTAAAACATGTTTCGATAAAGactcatttttattgttgtgaAGACCATTTCAAG CTAGAAGAAGATATGGAAAATTACCTAGAGTACAGATTAAGTAAAATTAAGATTCGTATGAAACCGAATGTAGTgccacatatttttttgtggcAGTCGACAAAAAGTAGTGGCCCTCGGCAATGCAGTGAGAGGAGAGCGAGGAAGAGAGTGATCTCGGAACTTTTACAAGAGACTGCAAGGAGTAGCCATGTAACGAAAGTTGTGCTGAATACAGTTCAGAAAGATGATAATATGCAGGACgaaattcaaacaaaaacgttaaaaacGACAGCTGATTTCTGCTGCCAGGCAAATCTGATTCAATATAAGAGTAAAGGGACGCAGGTATATTTCCCAAGGAAGACAAAATAA